In Fundidesulfovibrio magnetotacticus, a single window of DNA contains:
- a CDS encoding DUF503 domain-containing protein: MIVGVLTLEFRLHGNDSLKGKRSVAQRLKMKLRNKFNVAVSEIAHQDMLDTLALGVVTVSPDAKHAQGLLQKALNMVVAADEAELIYDDIELIGP, translated from the coding sequence ATGATCGTCGGCGTGCTCACCCTGGAATTCCGCCTGCACGGCAACGACTCCCTCAAGGGAAAACGCAGCGTGGCCCAGCGGCTCAAGATGAAGCTGCGCAACAAATTCAACGTGGCCGTGAGCGAGATCGCCCACCAGGACATGCTGGACACCCTGGCCCTGGGAGTGGTCACCGTGAGCCCGGACGCCAAGCACGCTCAGGGGCTTCTGCAAAAAGCACTGAACATGGTGGTTGCCGCCGACGAGGCGGAACTTATCTATGACGACATCGAGTTGATCGGCCCATGA
- a CDS encoding DHH family phosphoesterase: MRDVLDALRTGSRFLVASHASPDGDAIGAMAAMGHLLKALGKEAVLYNVSGLPEHLAWLPMPGPVHAELPRDLASGGFDWIVALDCGDDRRAGKALQQAMAERPTLVIDHHIDNPRWGRVNWVETDRSSTCEMVAVLTDALGVELSGPLGQAVYLGVATDTGHFRFENASPRSMELAARLARLGLDVAGINERIENQWSLARFRLWSEVLGGLSLSFGGQLGVIRITSDQLSRLGATAADTDGLTNFVLRIRGCRVALSLREDGEGSVKLSLRSVAGVNIQPVAAAFGGGGHKGAAGATLEGGIGEIEPRVVEALSGVLGS, translated from the coding sequence ATGCGTGACGTGCTCGACGCCCTGCGCACAGGCTCGCGCTTCCTTGTGGCCTCCCACGCCAGCCCCGACGGCGACGCCATCGGGGCCATGGCCGCCATGGGCCACCTGCTCAAGGCCCTGGGCAAGGAGGCCGTGCTCTACAACGTCTCCGGACTGCCCGAACACCTGGCCTGGCTGCCCATGCCCGGCCCCGTGCACGCCGAACTGCCCCGCGACCTGGCCTCCGGCGGCTTCGACTGGATCGTGGCCCTGGACTGCGGCGACGACCGCCGCGCCGGAAAGGCCCTCCAGCAGGCCATGGCCGAGCGCCCCACCCTGGTGATCGACCATCACATCGACAACCCCCGCTGGGGCCGCGTCAACTGGGTGGAGACCGACCGCTCCTCCACCTGCGAGATGGTGGCCGTCCTGACCGACGCCCTGGGCGTGGAGCTCTCCGGCCCCCTGGGCCAGGCCGTGTACCTGGGCGTGGCCACGGACACCGGGCACTTCCGCTTCGAGAACGCGAGCCCGCGCTCCATGGAGCTGGCCGCTCGCCTGGCGCGCCTGGGCCTGGACGTGGCGGGGATCAACGAGCGCATCGAGAACCAGTGGAGTCTGGCGCGTTTCCGGCTCTGGAGCGAAGTTCTCGGGGGTCTTTCGCTCTCTTTTGGTGGACAACTGGGGGTCATCCGCATTACGAGCGATCAGCTTTCCAGGTTGGGAGCCACAGCGGCCGACACGGACGGGCTCACGAACTTCGTGCTGCGCATCCGTGGATGCCGGGTCGCCCTGTCCCTGCGCGAGGACGGCGAGGGTTCCGTGAAGCTTTCGTTGCGCTCCGTGGCCGGGGTGAACATCCAGCCCGTGGCCGCCGCCTTCGGCGGAGGCGGGCACAAGGGCGCGGCGGGCGCCACCCTGGAAGGCGGCATCGGAGAGATCGAACCTCGCGTGGTTGAAGCCCTGAGCGGCGTGCTCGGGTCCTGA
- the rbfA gene encoding 30S ribosome-binding factor RbfA: MPRNNEGPSRRSMRLADQIMRDLASLLAMELADPRLELVTISGVRLNSDLSVATVYYTMHGDAERFKAAESALYQARGLMRSRLAKGLNSKFVPELRFARDEFLETMVYGQPHA, translated from the coding sequence ATGCCCCGCAACAACGAAGGCCCCTCGCGGCGCTCCATGCGCCTGGCCGACCAGATCATGCGCGACCTGGCCTCCCTCCTGGCCATGGAACTGGCCGATCCCCGGCTGGAACTCGTGACCATCAGCGGCGTCCGCCTCAACTCGGACCTCTCCGTGGCCACGGTCTACTACACCATGCACGGCGACGCCGAGCGCTTCAAGGCGGCCGAGTCCGCGCTGTATCAGGCACGGGGCCTCATGCGCTCGCGCCTGGCCAAGGGGCTCAACTCCAAGTTCGTGCCGGAGCTGCGCTTCGCGCGCGACGAGTTCCTGGAAACCATGGTCTACGGACAGCCCCATGCGTGA
- a CDS encoding class I SAM-dependent methyltransferase has translation MSEFDRSASSYGQVVGQAVAFSGQEHAFFLRVKADILAGMLARQGLAGRATMLDVGCGVGLMDAMLGPHCGSLTGVDVSSASLDMARTNCPDGDFRHYDGQRLPFPEQTFDLTFTVCVMHHVPPADWPGFVREMARVTRPGGLVVVMEHNPYNPLTRYVVSRVPFDKDAVLLRPGRTRALLREACLERLEVRHFLFTPLGHALARRFDNLLAWLPLGAQYLACGRVPASGATGAK, from the coding sequence GTGAGCGAGTTCGACAGGTCCGCCTCCAGTTACGGCCAAGTGGTCGGCCAGGCCGTGGCCTTCAGCGGCCAGGAGCACGCCTTCTTCCTGCGCGTCAAGGCGGACATCCTGGCCGGAATGCTCGCGCGCCAGGGCCTGGCCGGACGCGCCACGATGCTGGACGTGGGCTGCGGCGTCGGCCTTATGGACGCCATGCTTGGGCCCCACTGCGGATCTCTGACCGGCGTGGACGTCTCCAGCGCCTCGCTGGACATGGCCCGGACCAATTGCCCCGACGGCGACTTCCGGCACTACGACGGCCAACGTCTCCCCTTCCCGGAGCAGACGTTCGACCTGACCTTCACGGTCTGCGTGATGCACCACGTGCCCCCCGCCGACTGGCCCGGCTTCGTGCGGGAGATGGCCCGCGTGACCCGTCCGGGGGGATTGGTGGTGGTCATGGAGCACAACCCCTACAACCCGTTGACGCGTTATGTGGTCTCCCGGGTGCCCTTCGACAAGGATGCGGTGCTCCTGCGGCCGGGACGGACGCGCGCCCTGCTGCGCGAAGCCTGTCTGGAGCGCCTGGAAGTTCGCCACTTCCTGTTCACGCCCCTGGGACACGCCCTGGCAAGACGCTTCGACAACCTGCTCGCCTGGCTGCCCCTGGGCGCGCAATACCTGGCCTGCGGCCGGGTTCCGGCCTCGGGAGCGACCGGTGCGAAATGA
- a CDS encoding glycosyltransferase family 2 protein, with the protein MTPRPSGPVLLSLVLPCFNEQGVIARTHQTILASLGSLPDVELEIVYVDDGSGDDTPKILAGLAASDSRVRVVCLSRNFGHQAAVTAGLDHARGHAVAVLDADLQDPPGVVLEMLQAWRQGFDVVYAVRTKRKETAWKRAAYSAFYRMLSRLAHVDIPCDSGDFSLMDRAVVQRLKELPERNRFVRGLRAWVGFRQTGVVYERQARQGGESHYSFWKLVRLALDGLFNFSTLPLTAVFVMGLFISAVSSLAVLGLILFKLTGASIMGHTAQDLPGYTSVTLAIFFFGGVQLASLGLIGEYVGRIYMEVKGRPPYLVREVMNGEARPAGEKAR; encoded by the coding sequence GTGACCCCGCGTCCCTCCGGCCCAGTCCTTCTCTCTCTGGTGCTGCCGTGTTTCAACGAACAGGGCGTCATCGCCCGCACCCATCAGACGATCCTCGCCAGCCTGGGCTCCCTGCCTGATGTCGAGTTGGAGATCGTCTACGTGGACGACGGCTCCGGGGACGACACCCCGAAAATCCTGGCCGGGCTGGCCGCATCGGACTCACGCGTGCGCGTGGTCTGCCTCTCGCGCAACTTCGGACACCAGGCCGCTGTGACCGCCGGATTGGACCACGCCCGGGGCCACGCCGTTGCCGTCCTGGACGCCGACCTCCAGGACCCCCCCGGGGTGGTCCTGGAAATGCTGCAGGCCTGGCGGCAGGGCTTCGACGTGGTCTACGCCGTGCGCACCAAGCGCAAGGAAACCGCCTGGAAGCGCGCGGCCTACTCCGCGTTCTACCGCATGCTCTCTCGCCTGGCCCATGTGGACATTCCCTGCGACAGCGGCGATTTCTCGCTCATGGACCGCGCCGTGGTGCAACGCCTCAAGGAACTGCCAGAGCGCAACCGCTTCGTGCGCGGCCTGAGGGCCTGGGTCGGCTTCCGCCAGACCGGCGTGGTCTACGAGCGCCAGGCACGCCAGGGCGGAGAAAGCCATTACTCTTTCTGGAAACTGGTCCGTCTTGCCCTGGACGGACTCTTCAACTTTTCGACCCTGCCGCTCACCGCCGTTTTCGTCATGGGGCTGTTCATCAGCGCCGTATCCTCCCTTGCCGTGCTCGGCCTGATCCTCTTCAAGCTCACCGGCGCGTCCATCATGGGGCACACCGCCCAGGACCTTCCCGGCTACACTTCCGTGACCCTGGCCATCTTCTTTTTCGGCGGGGTGCAACTGGCCAGCCTGGGACTCATCGGGGAGTACGTCGGTCGCATCTATATGGAGGTTAAGGGCCGCCCGCCCTATCTCGTGCGTGAGGTGATGAACGGCGAGGCCCGGCCCGCGGGGGAGAAGGCCCGGTGA
- a CDS encoding B12-binding domain-containing radical SAM protein, which translates to MSACAAPTEAPRVVVLRPFMVMSRASYSAPVTPPIGPAYLSAVLEQAGYRVSMIDAVAEAIHQLRASDCGRFNLQGLRVEEIVERIPEDAAILGVSLMFSQEWPMHRELILAVRAKRPDLVIVVGGEHPSALPEFVLNDCPAVDHLVTGEGELPFLHLVHALYTGGDIGRIPGVWTRDADGVPVVSARPERLASLAGLPRPAWHLIPVQAYFLDNWTMGIAMGRNMPVVATRGCPYRCAFCSSATMWTTRYVMRSPAEVVDEIEWLMREYGANSFDFLDLTAIVRKRWTLDFCDEITRRGLDITWQLPSGTRSEALDAECLAALKRAGCRFLVYAPESGSERTLKAISKKISLENIERSIRQAVALGITVKINLIIGFPDETTQDVLATLRFALRMALAGVHDCNISLFSCYPGSAIYRGLRERGMAPPPGDAYFHELIAQFDMTQKTTTCAQVPGGVLAGVRMAGHALFYGLAYLSRPGRILSLAARLGKEGFRASNLFEQRLSDMFARMRMRRSHKSKERHP; encoded by the coding sequence ATGAGCGCTTGCGCAGCCCCGACCGAAGCTCCTCGCGTGGTGGTGCTGCGGCCGTTCATGGTCATGTCGCGGGCCTCCTATTCGGCCCCGGTCACGCCTCCCATCGGACCGGCCTACTTGAGCGCCGTCCTCGAGCAGGCAGGCTACCGCGTGTCCATGATCGACGCCGTGGCCGAGGCCATCCACCAATTGCGCGCGTCCGACTGCGGCCGTTTCAATCTTCAGGGCCTTCGCGTCGAGGAAATCGTCGAGCGCATCCCGGAGGACGCAGCCATTCTGGGCGTTTCGCTCATGTTCTCCCAAGAATGGCCCATGCACCGGGAACTGATACTGGCCGTGCGGGCCAAGCGCCCCGACCTGGTCATCGTGGTCGGGGGCGAGCACCCAAGCGCGCTGCCCGAATTCGTCCTGAACGACTGCCCCGCGGTGGACCACCTCGTGACGGGCGAGGGGGAGCTGCCCTTCCTCCACCTGGTCCACGCCCTGTACACGGGGGGAGACATCGGCCGCATCCCCGGCGTCTGGACGCGGGACGCCGACGGAGTACCGGTCGTATCCGCCCGCCCCGAACGTCTGGCCTCCCTGGCCGGGCTGCCCCGTCCGGCCTGGCATCTGATCCCCGTTCAGGCCTACTTCCTGGACAACTGGACCATGGGCATCGCCATGGGGCGCAACATGCCGGTGGTGGCCACCAGAGGCTGCCCCTACCGTTGCGCCTTCTGCTCCAGCGCCACCATGTGGACCACCCGCTACGTCATGCGCAGTCCGGCCGAAGTGGTGGACGAAATCGAGTGGCTCATGCGCGAATACGGGGCCAACAGCTTCGACTTTCTGGACCTCACTGCCATCGTTCGCAAACGCTGGACCCTGGATTTCTGCGACGAAATCACCCGGCGGGGCCTGGACATCACATGGCAGCTGCCCTCTGGCACACGCTCCGAAGCCCTTGATGCCGAATGCCTGGCAGCCCTCAAGCGGGCAGGATGCCGTTTCCTGGTCTACGCCCCGGAGAGCGGCTCCGAACGCACGCTCAAGGCCATCAGCAAGAAGATCAGCCTGGAAAACATCGAGCGCAGCATCCGCCAAGCCGTGGCGCTCGGCATCACGGTGAAGATCAACCTGATCATCGGCTTCCCGGACGAAACGACGCAGGATGTCCTAGCCACCCTGCGCTTCGCCCTGCGCATGGCCCTTGCCGGCGTGCACGACTGCAACATCTCCCTCTTCTCCTGCTACCCCGGGTCGGCCATCTATCGCGGCCTGCGGGAGCGCGGCATGGCGCCCCCTCCGGGCGACGCCTACTTTCATGAACTGATCGCCCAGTTCGACATGACCCAGAAGACCACCACCTGCGCCCAGGTCCCCGGCGGGGTGCTGGCCGGCGTGCGCATGGCGGGACACGCCCTGTTCTACGGCCTGGCCTACCTCTCCCGGCCCGGGCGCATCCTCTCGCTTGCGGCGCGCCTGGGCAAGGAAGGCTTCCGGGCGTCCAACCTCTTCGAACAACGCCTCTCGGACATGTTCGCACGCATGCGCATGCGCCGCTCCCACAAGAGCAAGGAACGCCACCCGTGA